A window of Aurantibacillus circumpalustris genomic DNA:
TACAGCTCCGCAAGGACGTGGATACCGTATCCGTAAACGCACAAATCATGTAACTTTAATTTTAGACACAAAAAATATTTAATAAGAAATGGGACAAAAAGTAAATCCAATTGGTATAAGATTAGGAATCATCAAAGGATGGGATTCTAACTGGTTTGGTGGTCATAAATATGCTGATAAATTAATGGAGGATGATAAAATCCGTACATATTTAAAAGCACGTTTACCTAAAGGGAGCATTTCTAAAATCGTTATTGAAAGAACTCTAAAGTTAGTTACTGTAACTATCAATACTGCTCGTCCGGGTATCATTATCGGAAAAGGTGGTAAAGAAGTTGATAAACTAAAAGAAGAATTAAAAAAATTAACAAAAAAGGAAATCCAAATTAACATTTTCGAGATTAAACGTCCTGAATTAGATGCTCGTTTAGTAGCAGATAGTATCGCTCGTCAAATCGAAGGTCGTATTTCTTTCCGTCGTGCAGCAAAAATGTCAATGGCTTCAACCATGCGTTTAGGTGCAGAAGGAATCAAAATTAAAGTATCAGGTCGTTTAGGTGGTGCTGAGATGGCTCGTACTGAAGGGTATAAAGAAGGAAGAACTCCTTTACACACTTTACGTGCAGATATCGATTACGCAATCGCTGAAGCGCATACTTCGTATGGTCGTATTGGTGTAAAAGTATGGATTTGCCGTGGTGAGGTTTTCGGTAAACGTGATCTTTCTCCTAATGCAGGATTAATGAAAGAAAAAGGTGGTCCTGGTGGTGGTGGAGATAGAGGAGATAGAAGAGAAGATCGTCCTAAATTCGCTGGTAAAAAAAGAAATACTAAAAGAGAAGACAAGTAATGAAAAACAACAATGAAGTAGAGCATAGCGCACTTCATTGCTAACAAGATAAAAAATTAAGTCATGTTACAACCAAAAAGATCAAAATATAGAAAATCACATAAAATGAAGATCAAGGGTGACGCAAAACGTGGTCACGAGTTAGCCTTTGGTTCATTTGGTATTAAGGCTATGGACGAGTGTCGTATGACTGGTCGCCAGTTAGAAGCTGCCCGTATTGCTATTACCCGTTTTATGAAACGTGAAGGTCAGGTTTGGATCCGTGTTTTCCCGGATCGTCCTGTAACTTCTAAGCCTGCAGAGGTACGTATGGGTAAGGGTAAAGGTGCTCCAGAATATTGGATGGCTCCTGTAAAACGCGGACGTATTATTTTTGAAGCTGAAGGAGTTCCTCTGGAGGTTGCAAAAGAAGCTTTACGTTTAGCGGCTCAAAAATTACCTATCGTTACTAAATTTATAGTACGTAGAGATTATGTTGAAGCAGCAGCAGTTAAGTAGTTAAAAATAAATAACATAACCGAATTTTAATTAAACCGTTACTTTAATTAAAGCGAAGTAAAATAGGTGTAAGGTACACCGTAATTAAAACAAATAAACAATGGCAACCAAAGAAATAAAAGGTTTATCTGATCAGGAATTAAATGAGAAGATAACTGCTGAAAAGGCGGATTTAAATAAGGTAACTTTAAATCATGCAATCTCTCCTGTTGAAAATCCGGCTAAGATTCGTATTGCTCGCAGAAACATTGCAGTCATGTTAACCGAAGTGAATAACCGTAAAAAGGCAGCCAAATAATTATCGCTTTAAATCATGGAAGATAGAAATTTAAGAAAAGAAAAAATCGGTATCGTAAAAAGTAACAAGATGGATAAAAGCATCGTTGTTTCTGTAATGCGTAAAGTAAAACATCCGAAATACGGAAAGTTCCTTAACAAAACTAGTCATTTCGTTGCTCATGATGAGAAAAACGAATGCAGTATTGGGGATACCGTTGTAATCGCTGAAACTCGTCCTTTGAGTAAAACAAAGAACTGGCGTTTAGTTGAAGTACTAGAAAAAGTTAAATAATTAGTGTTAATCGTATAAGAATATTACAAGATGATACAGAACGAATCCAGATTAACAGTAGCAGATAACAGTGGCGCTAAAGAGGTGTTAGTTATCCGCGTATTGGGTGGAACTAAAAAACGTTACGCTTCAATAGGCGATAAAGTGGTAGTTACAGTAAAACATGCTATGCCTAGCGGAAACGTAAAAAAAGGTACAGTACACAAGGCTGTAATTGTAAGAACAAGAAAAGAGATTAGCCGTCCAGACGGTTCATATATTCGTTTTGATGATAATGCCGCGGTATTATTAAACACAACTGACGAAATTCGTGGTACCCGTATTTTTGGGCCAGTTGCTCGTGAGTTGCGTGAAAAACAATTTATGAAGATTATTTCATTAGCACCAGAAGTGCTTTAATATTTAGAGTTAATAAACATGTCTAAGATAAAATTAAAAAAAGGCGATACCGTAAAAGTGATTTCTGGAGAAGCTAGAGGTCAGCAAGGTAAGATCATTACCATAGACGCAAAAAAAATGCGTGCTATCGTTGAAGGTGTAAACATGATTAGCAAAAGCGAAAAGCCAAATGCTAAAAACACTAACGGAGGTATTGTAAAAAAAGAAGGTGCTATTCACATTTCAAACTTAATGTTTTTAGAAGGTGGTAAAACTATTCGTATTGGTCGTAAAATAAATGAGAAAACTCAAAAACTAGAGCGCATCTCTTCAAAAACTAAGGAGGCAGTTAAATAATGGCAACAAAAACCTATCAACCTCGATTAAAAGGTAAGTACAGCGAAGAAGTTATTCCTGCGCTACAAAAGCAATTTCAGTATACCTCTGCTATGCAAGTACCTAAATTGACTAAAATATGTATCAATCAAGGAATTGGTGATGCAGTTTCTGATAAAAAAATGATTGAATCAGCAGTAAAAGAAATGTCAACCATTTCTGGACAAAAAGCTGTTCCAACATATTCAACAAAAGATATCTCTAACTTTAAATTACGTAAAGGTGTTGCTATTGGTGTACGTGTTACATTGCGTGGCGATAAAATGTATGAATTTTTAGATCGTTTGATCGCTTCTGCATTACCTCGTATTCGTGATTTTAAAGGTGTGAATGATAAAGGATTTGATGGCCGTGGTAACTACACATTAGGTGTTACTGAGCAAATCATTTTCCCTGAAATTGATATCGACAAGGTGACTAAAATACAAGGTATGGATATTACTTTTGTAACTACAGCTCCTACCGATAAAGAGGCACACGCATTATTAACTGAATTTGGTATTCCTTTCAAAAAGAAACAAGCATAACACATGGCAAAAGAATCAATGAAGGCCCGTGAGGTCAAACGTAAAAGATTAGTAGAAAAATACGCAGCTAAACGCGAAGAGCTTAAAAAAGCTGGCGATTCAGTCGGTTTGCAAAAGTTACCACGTAACTCATCAAAAGTGCGTATGCGTAACCGTTGCAACCTTACCGGTCGTCCACGTGGATATATGCGTGATTTCGGTGTTAGCCGTGTAACTTTCCGTGAAATGGTTCTTTTCGGATTGATACCAGGCTTAACAAAATCGAGCTGGTAATATTCTCTAAGATTCCAAAGAGTAGAGGGAAACAAAGAGAATACTAAAATAAAACTTGGAGGTACGGGAAATATTCGTATATTTGCCCCCTCAAAAAAATAAATAATTGTTTCATATAATTATTCTGTTTTGGCGGAATAACATATAAACTTAAAAAAATGACAGATACAGTATCAGATTATTTAACTCGTGTTAGAAACGCGATTAAAGCAAACCACCGCGTGGTAGAGGTTCCAGCCTCAAATCTCAAAAAAGAAATCACAAAAATTCTTTTCGAAAAAGGTTACATTTTAAACTACAAGTTTGAAGAAACCGAAAACAAACAAGGTTCAATTAAAATCGCCTTGAAGTATCATCCTGTAACAAAGATTTCCGCAATACGTTCATTAGACCGCGTGTCGTCACCAGGTTTACGTAAGTACACAGGTGCTACAAAAATGCCACGTGTATTAAATGGATTAGGAATCGCCATCGTTTCAACTTCTAAAGGTGTAATTACTGATAAAGAAGCTAAGAAATTAAATGTTGGTGGAGAAGTTCTATGTTATATTTCATAATTTAAAGGAGGAAAATTAACATGTCACGTATAGGAAAATCGCCAATCGCATTACCAAAAGGAGTAGAGGTAAAAATTGCTAATGGTTTAGTAACCGTTAAAGGCGCCAAAGGAGAATTAACTCAGAAAGTAGATACAGATATCACCGTTGCTGTTGAAGAAGGAAATGTTGTTGTAACACGTCCTACAGATCAAAAACGTCACAAAGCTTTACATGGCTTATACCGTTCTTTAATCTCTAATATGGTTAAAGGTGTAAGTGAAGGTTTTAAAACAGAACAAGAGCTTGTTGGTGTAGGTTACCGTGCATCTAACAAGGGGCAAATGTTGGAAATGTCTTTAGGATATTCACACAATATTAATTTTGAAATACCGAAAGAAATTAAAATTACTACCGCTACAGAAAAAGGTCAAAACCCTAAAGTAATACTTGAAAGTGCTGATAAACAGCTTATTGGAATGGTTGCTGCAAAAATACGCAGTTTGCGTAAACCTGAGCCATACAAAGGAAAAGGTATTAAGTTTGCTGGCGAACAATTAAGAAGAAAAGCTGGTAAATCTGCTTCTAAGAAATAATTAAGAAGCAAAACAATAAAGTTCAATAAATTATAAATCATCTTTAAAAAATTGCAAAGATGGCAGGAAGTAAACAAGATAGAAGAACAAAAATAAAATTAAAGCTACGTAAAACCATTAAAGGTACAACGCAAGCTCCTCGTTTAAGTGTATATCGCAGTAATGCTGAGATATACGCACAATTAATCGACGATAAGGGTGGAAAAACCTTATTAGCTGTTGGTTCAGTTGATAAATCAATTTCAACTTCTAAAGTTAACAAAATTGAAAAAGCGAAACTGGTAGGAAAATTAATCGCTGAAAAAGCTGTTGCAAGTGGAATAACTGCTGTAGTTTTTGACCGTAACGGATTTTTGTACCACGGTAGAGTAAAATCGTTGGCCGAAGGTGCCCGCGAAGGAGGTTTAAAATTCTAAAAAACGGATTAAGATGTCAAAAGAAGTAGTAAAGCGCGTTAAATCGAGCGATATAGAATTAAAAGATAAATTAGTTGCCATTCAACGTGTAACTAAAGTTACTAAAGGTGGTCGTCACTTCAGTTTTTCAGCTATTGTTGTAGTTGGAAATGAAAAAGGTGTTATTGGTCAAGGTTTAGGTAAAGCAAATGAGGTTACAGATGCTATTACTAAAGGAATCGAAGATGCTAAGAAAAGCCTTGTGAAAGTAGCTATTCTTAATGGAACGGTTCCTCACGAGCAATTAGGGAAATTTGGTGGCGCTCGCGTTTTCTTGAAACCAGCAGCTCATGGTACAGGTGTAATTGCCGGTGGTGCGATGCGTGCAGTTTTAGAAAGTGTTGGTGTTACAGATGTACTTGCTAAATCAAAAGGTTCTTCTAATCCGCACAATGTGGTTAAAGCAACTTTAGATGCGTTAATGAAAATGCGTGATCCTATCACCATTGCTCAACAACGTGGTATTAAATTAACGAATGTGTTTAACGGATAAAATTAATACAATGGGAAAAGTAAAATTAACATTAGTAAAAAGCACCGCTAAACGTTCACCTGCTCAAAAGGCTACTTTAGTTGCTTTAGGTTTAGGTAAAACTAATAGTTCAGTGGAGAAAAACACAAATCCTGCAATTGATGGCATGATTAACAAAGTGAAACACGTATTAAAAGTTGAAAATATATAACAACGATGAAATTAAATGAATTAAAACCAGCAAATGGTTCAGTAAAATCAAACTACCGTCGTGGTCGTGGACAAGGTTCAGGTGGCGGTGGTACAGCTACACGTGGACATAAAGGAGCTCAATCTCGTTCAGGTCACTCTAAAAAGCGTGGATTTGAAGGTGGTCAAATGCCTTTACAACGTCGTTTACCTAAGTTTGGTTTCAAAAACATTAACCGTATCGAGCACCATGGTATTAATTTGGATGCTATTCAAAAATTGGTTGATGCTATTAAGGTTACGGATATTACATTAGAAGTACTTGTGCAGAATGGTTTGGCTCATAAAAATGATTTAGTAAAAATTATGGGTCGTGGCGAATTAACTGCTAAAGTTAACATCACTGTTGATGCTTTTACTGCATCAGCTAAAAAAGCAATTGAAGAAAAAGGCGGTACTGTAACAAGTACTAAAATCACCGCAAAAACTGAGACTAAATAATATATGAAGCGTTTTTTTGATACCCTTCGGAATATCTGGACCATTGAGGAACTAAGACAACGAATCTTAGTGACTTTAGGCTTAATATTGATTTATCGTCTGGGATCCTATGTGGTTCTTCCAGGTGTTAATGTTGATGCTCTAGCTGCGGCAGGTAATGCCAACCAAACCGGTGGAATTGTCGGTTTAATTAATATGTTCGCGGGTGGTGCGTTTTTACGCGCTTCCATCTTCGGCTTAGGAATTATGCCATACATTACTGCATCCATTATTATTCAATTAATGGGTATGGCTGTACCTTATTTTCAAAAAATGCAAAGAGAAGGAGAAAGTGGACGTAAAAAAATTAATCAATACACGCGTTTCTTAACAATTGCTGTTACAGCAGTTCAGGCTCCGGGTTATATTGCTTCTATTAAGTCTTCAGCACCAAATGCTTTTCCTGATATGACTTCTTTCTGGTGGATTCAATCCATTTTTATTTTAGTAACCGGAACCATGTTTGTAATGTGGTTGGGTGAAAGAATTACGGATAAAGGTCTAGGAAACGGTATCTCTTTAATCATTATGATTGGAATTATCTCTCGTTTGCCTTTTGCGTTCTTATCTGAGGTAAAATCAAGAACTGCAGGAAATGGTGGTTTAATTATTTTCTTAATTGAGATTGTGATATTACTACTCGTAATTGTTGGTTCTATCTTGTTAGTTCAGGGCACACGACGAATACCAGTGCAATTTGCCAAGAAAATTGTAGGAAACAAACAATATGGTGGTGTGCGTCAGTATATCCCACTGAAAGTGAATGCTGCAGGTGTTATGCCAATTATCTTTGCTCAAGCTATCATGTTTATTCCTTATGCTATTAACAGTGCAATGGGTAATGCAGGTGGTGTGTTTCAAGAAAGATACGGTTTCTGGTACAACTTCATTTTTGCTGTAATGATTATTCTTTTTACGTATTTCTACACTGCAATTATGGTTAATCCTAACCAGTTAGCGGATGATATGAAACGTAATGGCGGTTTTATTCCAGGTGTGAAGCCAGGTAAGAAAACAGCTGAGTTTATCGATCAAGTAATGAGTAGAATTACTTTGCCGGGATCTATTTTCTTAGCAGCCGTGGCAGTTATGCCAGCATTTGCTCAGAAATTAGGAATAAACAGTGCATTTGCTGATTTCTACGGAGGAACTTCCTTGTTGATCCTTGTAGGTGTGGTTTTAGATACATTGCAACAAATAGAAACTTACTTATTGAATCGCCATTATGATGGTCTGATGAAATCGGGCAGAATTAAAGGAAGAGGCGCTAATGCCATGATGGTTCAACAAGGTTAATTTCATATATGGCGAAACAATCAAATATTGAAATTGACGGTACTATTGTTGAAGCACTAAGTAACGCAATGTTCAGGGTAGAATTAGAAAATGGACACATAGTAACGGCTCATATTTCAGGTAAAATGAGAATGCACTATATTAAAATTTTACCAGGCGATAAAGTGAAGTTGGAAATGAGTCCATATGATTTAACAAAAGCAAGAATTACATTCAGATACAAATAAGAGTTTAAAATAAAGGACATGAAAGTTAGAGCATCCATAAAAAAAAGAAGCGTTGATTGTAAGATCGTACGTCGTAAGGGTAAATTGTTCGTAATCAACAAAAAAAACCCGAAATTTAAACAAAGACAAAAGTAATTTTTATCTTTGCAAACGTTTTTTAATAATTATATTTAATAGAAATGGCACGTATAGCTGGTATTGATTTACCTAAAAACAAAAGAGGCGTAATAGGTTTAACCTATATTTACGGTATTGGAAGCAGTAGAGCTTCTAAAATCCTTAGTGAGGCTGGTATTCACGAAGACAAGAAAGTAACTGATTGGACTGACGAAGAGCAAAATGCAATTCGTAACCTTATCAATAATAACTTTAAAATTGAAGGTGCTTTACGTTCAGAAACTCAGCTAAACATTAAGCGTTTAACTGATATCAATAGCTACCGTGGAATCCGCCACCGTAACAGTCTTCCTGTTCGTGGTCAACGTTCTAAAACAAATGCACGTACACGTAAGGGTAAACGTAAGACAATTGCCAACAAGAAAATGGCAACTAAATAATAAATAAATTACAATAGATTTAGATAAAAATGGCAAAACAACCAACAGCCGCTAACAACGCAAAAGCTACTCAACGTAAACGTACTGTAAAGGTAGAAGCGATCGGTGAGGCTCACATTAGCGCTACATTTAATAACATTATTATTTCATTAACCAACATGAGCGGGCAAGTAATTTCTTGGAGCAGTGCTGGTAAAATGGGATTCCGTGGTTCTAAAAAGAACACGCCTTACGCAGCACAAATGGCAGCGCAAGATTGCAGTAAAGTTGCTCATGAGGCAGGTTTGCGCAAAGTAAAAGTTTACGTTAAAGGACCAGGTGGTGGAAGAGAAAGTGCTATCAGAACGATTGCAGCTTCTGGAATCGAAGTTTCTGAGATCATGGATATTACTCCAATTCCTCACAACGGTTGTCGTCCTCCAAAACGTCGTAGAGTTTAAACAATAAAAGCCGGTCCTTCCAGTTATGGGAGGATTTGGAGTTGATAATCTATAGGGTTTTCAACTTAAATAATAACCCGACTGAATTAGGTCCATTGATCATTTCAGTCACAATAAAAAACAATTATTTAAAATGGCAAGGTACACAGGTCCAAAATCAAAAATCGCGCGTAAATTCAGAGAGCCAATCTTTGGCCCGGATAAAGCGTTAGAAAAGAAAAATTACCCTCCGGGGCAACACGGTAACACCAAAAAACGTTCAAAACAATCTGAATACGCAATTCAGTTGATGGAAAAGCAAAAAGCTAAGTATACTTATGGTATCTTGGAAAAACAATTTGCTAGAACTTTTGATAAAGCAGCTCGTACGCACGGAATTACTGGTGAAATCTTATTACAATTAATTGAAAGTCGTTTAGACAACGTAGTTTACCGTTTAGGAATTGCTCCTTCACGTCGTGGTGCACGTCAATTAGTTTCTCACGCGCATATTACCGTTAACGGTTCTATCGTTAATATTGCTTCTTATACACTTAAACCAGGTGATGTAATTGGGGTACGTGAAAAATCACAATCAATGGAAATTATTACAAATTCTATATCTGGTGCTGTTAACAAACACGCTTGGTTAGATTTCGATAAGGCAACTTTGAGCGGAAAGTTTATTTCTCGCCCTGAGCGTTCACAGATTCCTGAAAATATCAAGGAACAGTTGATTGTGGAGTTGTACTCTAAATAATAAAATAATTTAATAAACTTAATACAAGCTAAAGATATGGCAATTTTAAATTTCGTAAAACCTGATAAGGTTATTATGATTAACTCAACCGAAACAACAGGCCAATTTGAGTTTAGACCACTTGAGCCGGGTTTTGGTATTACAATAGGAAACTCTTTACGTCGTATTTTGTTATCTTCATTAGAAGGTTACGCAATTACTTCTTTACGTGTTGAAGGTGTTGATCATGAGTTTTCAACCATCAAAGGTGTTGTTGAAGACGTTACGGAGATAGTGTTGAACTTAAAACAAGTTCGTTTCAAAAAACAATTAGATAATCACGATAACGAAAAAATTACTGTTCATTTTGCTGGTGCTGATAAATTCACAGCCGGTGATATTGGAAAATATGTAAATGGATTTCAGATTTTAAATCCAGACTTAGTAATTTTCAATTGTGATCCTTCTGTTCGTTTGAAAATGGAATTAACAGTTGAGCGTGGCCGTGGTTACGTTCCTGCTGAAGAAAACAAAAGTAACAGTGCTCCAATTGGTACAATTTTCATCGATTCAATTTACACTCCAATTAAGAATGTAAAATATACCATCGAAAACTACCGTGTTGAACAAAAAACAGATTACGAACGTCTTATTTTAGATATCGTTACTGATGGTTCTGTTCACCCTAAGGATGCATTAAAAGAAGCTGCTAAGATTCTTATTTTCCACTTCATGTTATTCTCTGACGAAAAAATTACTTTGGATGCAGAAGAAAAACGTAATGAAGAAGAATTTGACGAAACAAGCCTTCACATGCGTCAATTATTAAAAACCAAGTTAGTAGACATGGATCTTTCAGTTCGTGCTCTAAACTGCTTAAAAGCGGCTGACGTTGAAACTTTAGGAGAACTTGTTTCTTTTAACAAGAACGACTTATTGAAATTCAGAAACTTTGGTAAAAAATCATTAACAGAATTAGAAGACTTAGTACAAGCTAAAACACTTCAATTCGGTATGAATGTTGCAAAATATAAATTAGATAAAGACTAAAATTGATTGACAATTGAAAAGATTTACAATGTGCAATTTGTAAATCGTAAATTGTAAATTACAAAATCGAAAATTAAAATGAGACACGGAGATAAAATAAATAATTTAGGTAGAAAAACCGCTCACCGTCATGCTTTGCTAATGAACTTAGCTATTGCTTTGATTGAAAACAAGCGTATTTTTACTACTCTAGCAAAAGCGAAAGCCTTACGTTTATACGTTGAGCCGCTTATTACAAAAAGTAAACAAGACACTACTCATAGCCGTCGTACTGCTTTCTCTTACTTAAGAAGTAAGGAAGCTGTTAGCACTTTATTTGGTGATATTGCTACTAAAGTTGCAGAGCGTAACGGTGGTTATACCCGTATCATTAAGACGGGTAACCGTCAGGGTGATGCTGCTGAAATGGCAATGATTGAATTGGTAGATTTTAATGAGATCTACACAAACGGTAAAAAAGGTTCTACTACTGCTAAAGCTAAAACGACTCGTAGAAGTCGTGGTGCTAAAAAAACTGCACCAGCTAAAGGAGCTTCTGCTGACACTTCATCTGTTGAAGAAGCTACAGAAGAAAACTAATCTTTGTTAAGTATATTTAAAAACCCGTTTCAGGATTCTGAGACGGGTTTTTTATTTAGTGGTGAAAGCTAATTGTTAAATTGTAATTATGGTATTTTATTTTATTATCTTTATTTAAGCAATATCATTTCAGTGCCCATTAGACAACTCAATTAACCATCTTGGTCGAATCCCTCAGATATCTTGTTTTTTTCCTGATAGTACAACACTGTTGTCTTTTAAATGCGCAATTAGAGACAAAAAAAAGATTTGTAAATAATTCAGATGTATTTGGGACGCGCAATTTTATTGAGAATAAAGGGCAATTTTCTAATCCAGTGGGGAAAGAAAAAATTTTATTTGTGTACGATCATCTTGGAGAAAAAATTTCTTTTACCTCAAAGGGCTTGATATATGAATTTGTAAAGCCTCCTTTGCAGAAAAAAATTAATCCTAGTGAAGAAGAGGAGGAAGAAGAAAAAAATGAGGAAGAGTCTCTAGTCAAAGTTCGTGTTTTAATGAATTGGCTAGATGCAAACTCCAGTGTTGAAATAAATTCTTCAGCCAAACAAAGCCATTATTTTACTTACGGTGTAAAGGAATATAACTCTTCAACATTTAAAAAGATTACCTATAAAAATATTTATAAAAATATAGATATAGAATATTGGATTCCAACCGATAAAACACACGGCATAAAGTATAACATTATCCTTCACACTGGGGCAAAAGTGCAAGATATTAAGATGAAATACAGTGGTGCAATAAAAAACATGACTATTCTTGAGACTGGAGATTTGTTGGTTAAAACACGACTGGAAAATATCATGGAAAGAGCTCCTGTGAGTTTTTACGAGGATAAAACCCCTGTTGCCTCAAACTTTGTTCTTCATAAAAACATTGTAAGTTTCAGTTTATCAGTTGCACCTGACGATTCAAGGGATTTAATCATTGATCCTTGGATTACCGCCATTACAACGCTGAGCAATAACAACTATGGATACGATGTTGACTATGATGTGAATGGAAATACGTTTATTTATGGTGGAAATGTGGCTGGTGGATCTCGGTGCAAAGAGGCAATGTATAATTCTACTGGTACCCTTATTTGGACGTTTTCGGGTCTGCTAGTTACACCAGCACCAGTTTGGAATTCTGGAACGACTTGGTCAAGTAATTTTAAGGTACATAAATTAACTGGAAAAACATACGTTTCAAGAAACCAAGGTCTTC
This region includes:
- the rpsK gene encoding 30S ribosomal protein S11, with translation MAKQPTAANNAKATQRKRTVKVEAIGEAHISATFNNIIISLTNMSGQVISWSSAGKMGFRGSKKNTPYAAQMAAQDCSKVAHEAGLRKVKVYVKGPGGGRESAIRTIAASGIEVSEIMDITPIPHNGCRPPKRRRV
- the rpsD gene encoding 30S ribosomal protein S4, with amino-acid sequence MARYTGPKSKIARKFREPIFGPDKALEKKNYPPGQHGNTKKRSKQSEYAIQLMEKQKAKYTYGILEKQFARTFDKAARTHGITGEILLQLIESRLDNVVYRLGIAPSRRGARQLVSHAHITVNGSIVNIASYTLKPGDVIGVREKSQSMEIITNSISGAVNKHAWLDFDKATLSGKFISRPERSQIPENIKEQLIVELYSK
- a CDS encoding DNA-directed RNA polymerase subunit alpha, coding for MAILNFVKPDKVIMINSTETTGQFEFRPLEPGFGITIGNSLRRILLSSLEGYAITSLRVEGVDHEFSTIKGVVEDVTEIVLNLKQVRFKKQLDNHDNEKITVHFAGADKFTAGDIGKYVNGFQILNPDLVIFNCDPSVRLKMELTVERGRGYVPAEENKSNSAPIGTIFIDSIYTPIKNVKYTIENYRVEQKTDYERLILDIVTDGSVHPKDALKEAAKILIFHFMLFSDEKITLDAEEKRNEEEFDETSLHMRQLLKTKLVDMDLSVRALNCLKAADVETLGELVSFNKNDLLKFRNFGKKSLTELEDLVQAKTLQFGMNVAKYKLDKD
- the rplQ gene encoding 50S ribosomal protein L17, with the translated sequence MRHGDKINNLGRKTAHRHALLMNLAIALIENKRIFTTLAKAKALRLYVEPLITKSKQDTTHSRRTAFSYLRSKEAVSTLFGDIATKVAERNGGYTRIIKTGNRQGDAAEMAMIELVDFNEIYTNGKKGSTTAKAKTTRRSRGAKKTAPAKGASADTSSVEEATEEN